TTTATCTTTCTGCTATTTTTTGGCGGATTGGAAAGCTGCTTTTTCTTATCCAGTCTGAGCAAGTTTTCAAGAGGGGGATATGTGGCTCTCTTTATGGCAATCATTCTTTTTGGAGTCATGCTGGTATGGTATCGGGGAACCGGAATCGAACAATCACAGGCTGTCTATCTGGATATCAGGCAGTATGTTGACCAGCTGAAACGGCTGCGCGAGGATGAAAGCCGTCCATACCAGACGGATAATCTGGTTTATGTTACAAAAGACTCCAACATGGAGGAATTGGACAGAGATATCCTGTACTCCATACTGGATAAGCGTCCAAAGCGGGCAAAAGCATATTGGTTTATCAATATACAGGTAACAGATAAACCGTATACAAGAGAATATATCGTGGAGAATTTTGGAAGTGATTTTATCTTCAAGATTCAATTGCGTCTGGGCTTTAAAGTTGGGCAAAGGGTGAATGTATATCTGCGCCAGATTGTGGAGGATCTGATAGAAAGCGGAGAGCTTCCTCCGCAGGAGAATGAGTATTCTGTTTATGAGCCAAGTAATGTGGGAAATTTCCAGTTTTGTCTGCTTCGGAAGATGCTGGTTCCCGAAAGCGATATATCACCGGGCGGGCGGGCAGCCGTAGCCGTAAAGTATGCGATACGGCATGTGGCCGGTACACCCGCCAGGTGGTATGGCCTGGAAAGTTCGTCATTGATTTTTGAATATGTGCCCCTATTTATTAAGATGAAGGCGCTTCGTCCGTTAGAGCGGATTAATTTCCAGACTTCTTCTCAGGACTCTGCTGACAGCCGCATTGACAATTCTGCTGACAATCTTGTGTAGAATCACATTTGCAGTCAGCAGATGAACTGATTTGATCGATGGTTTTGAAGGTGTATCCCATCTCCTCCCATTTTGTCAGTAATTCATCCAGAATAGCAGCATTTGTTTTGGAGGTGCTGTGAAGAAGAACAATGGCACCTGGATGGATGCGTCCCAGGAGTTTGTCAAAGGCTTCTTCCTTTGTGGGCTGTTTATCCTGATACCAGTCCACATAGGCAAGACTCCAGAAGAAAGTCTTATAACCCAGATCCTTAGCCATCTGAAGATTGTCTGTGCTGTATTTCCCCTGGGGTGGACGGTAGAATTTATGCATGGGCTGACCGGTGATTTGCTCATATCGGCTTTCTACATCGGTAAGTTCTTTGGAAAATGCTTCAGACGTGGAAATCTTGGACATATCGGGATGATGGTATGTATGGTTCCCTACAATATGGCCTTCATCTACCATGCGTTTAATCAAGTCGGGATTAGAATCCACAAAGGTTCCTACAACAAAGAAGGCTGCAGAGACGTTATGCTTTTTTAAAGCATCCAGTATGGGAGCGGTATTTCCGTTTTCATACCCGCAGTCAAAGGTGAGGTAGATCACTTTTTCATCGGTGTCGGCAGCGTAGTACGCATCGTATTGTTTCAGTTCATCAATCGTGGCATTACCTACAGGGGTTTTGCCTTTTTCCGGAAAGCTTAAGCCCCAGTTGTCAGATGCCGGCTGGATAGCCGCTGCTTCCATGGAATGGACGGCACGGGCTGTAAGGTTTCCAATGAGAAATGATGCAATAAACAGCACGGCAATCAGAGAAGTCTGCTTCAGGCCTGGTCTTTTCAGTCTTAGCGGCGGGGGACTCGAATCTTCAATGCCTGGAGTTTCTATGCTTCGCTTCTTTGGTATGAATTTTTTGAAATTAAATCGCTTATTCATGCTTCCTCCGGGAAACTGCATGGTTATTCCTTATAATATATTTAACCGGAAAGAAAATCAGTACAGCATTTTTTAATGCTGTACTGATTAATTATGAAGACTTTACAGTTCTCCAGAGTCTCGCATAGATTTCCTCTACCTCTTTACCCAGGTATTTATAGGTTTCGCTGTTCTTAAGTTCCGAATCATCCGGAAACAGTATGGAACTGTTCCTGATTTCAGAATCCTCAATCATCTTTCTGGCTTCTGTGTTGGGTGTAGCATAGGTAATATAATCAAAATTCATAAGCGCAATATCAGGACGGCATAGGAAATTCAGAAATTTTTCCGCGTTTTCCTTATGTTCTGCATTTTTAGGAATTACCCAGGAGTCAATCCAGACATTGCTGCCTTCCTTTGGAATGACAAAGTCCAAATCCGGATTTTCTCTTTTCATATAGAAAAGCTCACCTGAAAACGTGACACCGAGAGCGGCCTCTCCTCCAATCATCTTATCTCTCATCTGATCCACAGAATAAGCCTGTACCAGAGGTTTCTGTGCGATGAGAAGCTTTTGTGCTTCAGAAAGCTCGGCAATATTGGTTGAGTTACTGGAATAGCCCAGGCTTTTTAAGGCAACGGAGAAAGAATCCCTGACTGAATCCTGCATCAGAATATTATCCTTATACTTACTGTCCCAGAGAATGCTCCAGCTGTCTACCGGTTCCTTGACCATAGATTTATTATACACGATACCCAGTGTACCCCAGCAATAGGGAATGGAATATGCATTCTCAGGATCAAACTCCCTGGACTTTTCAAAATAAGTTTTACCGATATTCACGGCATTTGGAATGTTCTCCCAGTTAATCTTTGCCAGAAGATCATTTTTAATCATTTTGTCAATCATATAGTCAGAAGGACACACCAGGTCATAGGCAATTGCTTTTGACTGAATCTTGGGGTACATGATTTCATTTGTCTCAAACTCTTCATAAATTACCGGGATTCCCGTCTCTTTTTCAAAGATATTAAGAACTTCCGGGTCGATATATTCCCCCCAGTTATATACAATAACCGGCTCCTTTG
The window above is part of the Novisyntrophococcus fermenticellae genome. Proteins encoded here:
- the pdaA gene encoding delta-lactam-biosynthetic de-N-acetylase, with amino-acid sequence MNKRFNFKKFIPKKRSIETPGIEDSSPPPLRLKRPGLKQTSLIAVLFIASFLIGNLTARAVHSMEAAAIQPASDNWGLSFPEKGKTPVGNATIDELKQYDAYYAADTDEKVIYLTFDCGYENGNTAPILDALKKHNVSAAFFVVGTFVDSNPDLIKRMVDEGHIVGNHTYHHPDMSKISTSEAFSKELTDVESRYEQITGQPMHKFYRPPQGKYSTDNLQMAKDLGYKTFFWSLAYVDWYQDKQPTKEEAFDKLLGRIHPGAIVLLHSTSKTNAAILDELLTKWEEMGYTFKTIDQISSSADCKCDSTQDCQQNCQCGCQQSPEKKSGN
- a CDS encoding extracellular solute-binding protein, producing MGLILFLMYAPILTLIVLSFNASKTRAKWGGFTGKWYIALFQNNEIMQAFYNTLVIALLAAAIATLLGTLAAMGMNSMTRRFRNIFTAVTNIPMLNGEIVMGISLMLLFIIVRMNLGFSTILMSHITFDIPYVILSVMPKLKQTQKSTYEAALDLGASPIQAFFKVVFPDIMPGVLSGFLLAFTMSLDDFVITYFTKGPGVDTLSTKIYSEVRKGIKPEMYALSTLLFVTVLFLLILINMNPSEKDQSVAQAKELERLAAGGKKRRFTKKLIWGRIIPVALIIVITGGGFYYRGRTNSYTKEPVIVYNWGEYIDPEVLNIFEKETGIPVIYEEFETNEIMYPKIQSKAIAYDLVCPSDYMIDKMIKNDLLAKINWENIPNAVNIGKTYFEKSREFDPENAYSIPYCWGTLGIVYNKSMVKEPVDSWSILWDSKYKDNILMQDSVRDSFSVALKSLGYSSNSTNIAELSEAQKLLIAQKPLVQAYSVDQMRDKMIGGEAALGVTFSGELFYMKRENPDLDFVIPKEGSNVWIDSWVIPKNAEHKENAEKFLNFLCRPDIALMNFDYITYATPNTEARKMIEDSEIRNSSILFPDDSELKNSETYKYLGKEVEEIYARLWRTVKSS